In one Bacteroidota bacterium genomic region, the following are encoded:
- the uppS gene encoding polyprenyl diphosphate synthase yields the protein MQSYLSNPNSFHLACIMDGNGRWAARRGRPRTDGHRAGVEAVRRVVEAAPGLGVSTLTLYAFSADNWKRPQTEVSALMALFRWALRREIVRLKRAGVRLSVIGRRDRLPEALRNGIARGEWETRHGTRLHLRIAVDYSARDALVEAARRCQSAGEALSPDNGARDAFARHLAAATSPSIGHPHALPGTPQFEAGVLDVDLVVRTAGEQRLSDFLLWECAYAEFAFLDRCWPEMDADALTAVLADFRSRTRKFGALAA from the coding sequence ATGCAAAGCTATTTGAGTAACCCAAACTCGTTTCATCTCGCGTGCATCATGGACGGCAACGGGCGCTGGGCAGCACGGCGGGGGCGGCCTCGCACCGACGGCCACCGTGCGGGCGTCGAGGCCGTGCGCCGCGTCGTGGAGGCGGCGCCAGGACTGGGCGTGTCGACGCTCACGCTCTACGCCTTCTCCGCCGACAACTGGAAGCGGCCTCAGACCGAGGTGTCGGCGCTGATGGCGCTCTTCCGCTGGGCGCTGCGCCGCGAGATCGTGCGGCTCAAGCGCGCGGGCGTGCGCCTGAGCGTGATCGGTCGGCGCGACCGGCTCCCGGAGGCGCTCCGCAACGGCATCGCGCGGGGCGAGTGGGAGACGCGGCACGGCACGCGGCTGCACCTCCGCATCGCCGTGGACTACAGCGCCCGCGACGCGCTCGTGGAGGCCGCCCGCCGCTGCCAGTCTGCTGGCGAAGCGCTATCACCCGACAACGGAGCCCGCGACGCCTTCGCGCGCCACCTCGCCGCGGCTACCTCGCCGTCCATAGGGCACCCCCACGCGCTGCCCGGCACGCCCCAGTTCGAAGCAGGAGTCCTGGACGTCGACCTCGTCGTGCGCACGGCGGGCGAGCAGCGGCTCTCCGACTTCCTGCTCTGGGAGTGCGCCTACGCCGAGTTCGCCTTCCTCGACCGCTGCTGGCCCGAGATGGACGCCGACGCTCTCACGGCCGTTCTCGCCGACTTCCGCAGCCGCACCCGCAAGTTCGGCGCGCTCGCAGCCTGA
- a CDS encoding OmpA family protein, whose product MADTDVTVVEMPSVPAFNLVQEGGALVLSGAVASQEAMDALVQRARRTFPNLDIVNNMQVGELDAVEGFQAKLFEVFPFLGRFRSGAGMDVDGTNVTLSGVVFSDEEKAAIDADAEALLTAPFSYTSGITVEAPSEDVVAAMNAIGEVLNEQTVEFATGTSELTASSRATLDAIAANLTAYSELGITVEGHTDNTGAQETNDTLSQQRAQAVAGYLAGQGVDATRIAAVGYGDARPIASNATEEGRAANRRVAFRVG is encoded by the coding sequence ATGGCCGACACGGACGTGACCGTTGTGGAGATGCCGAGCGTCCCGGCGTTCAACCTCGTCCAGGAGGGCGGCGCGCTCGTGCTCTCGGGTGCTGTCGCCTCGCAGGAGGCGATGGACGCCCTCGTGCAGCGTGCTCGCCGCACGTTCCCCAACCTCGACATCGTCAACAACATGCAGGTCGGCGAGCTGGACGCGGTCGAGGGCTTCCAGGCGAAGCTCTTCGAGGTGTTCCCGTTCCTCGGCCGCTTCCGCAGCGGCGCCGGGATGGACGTGGACGGCACGAATGTGACGCTCAGCGGCGTGGTCTTCTCCGACGAGGAGAAGGCCGCCATCGACGCGGACGCCGAGGCGCTGCTCACGGCCCCGTTCTCCTACACGTCAGGCATCACCGTCGAGGCGCCGAGTGAGGACGTTGTGGCAGCCATGAACGCCATTGGCGAGGTGCTCAACGAGCAGACCGTCGAGTTTGCCACGGGTACGTCGGAGCTGACAGCCAGCTCGCGCGCCACGCTCGACGCCATTGCGGCCAACCTCACGGCGTACTCGGAACTCGGCATCACCGTCGAGGGCCACACGGATAACACGGGTGCGCAGGAGACCAACGACACGCTCAGCCAGCAGCGTGCGCAGGCCGTCGCGGGCTACCTCGCCGGGCAGGGTGTGGACGCCACCCGCATCGCCGCGGTCGGCTACGGCGACGCCCGTCCGATCGCATCCAACGCAACAGAAGAGGGCCGCGCCGCCAACCGCCGCGTCGCCTTCCGCGTGGGCTAG
- a CDS encoding histidine kinase: protein MPGPSRTYLPARLRLLPWMLLLGALSGLAVKALIDFEGLRLWWEGDRLRGPEVTGVIHSVASGMIYTTAMWSVLLETKRFLLTRYPISTWRVGALHVVAIATTATATFVLIGVLDPVVCAVFGIEDDGEGPPLVVIAGVAFLMTLVLSTLMYLVEFYQRFRDAEHARLQAELSALRAQINPHFLFNTLNSIAALVRVAPSEAEGVTERLADLFRYTLRASQHPTVTLRDELEATQLYIDIEQVRFQDRLLVHVKVDPAVARAQVPSLLVQPLVENAVKHGVARTDGPCVVRVRAHIAEDAGAGRTPAPMVELQVFDTGPGFDSRDPDVVLKRGSGLANVRDRLRLLYGNAATLHLLADGVVLRFPFRAMEIERTGLTGDGLPSDPALGDGLRADDLPHAVTVVSPQTAARYTR, encoded by the coding sequence ATGCCTGGCCCGTCTCGCACGTACCTCCCCGCTCGGCTGCGGCTGCTGCCGTGGATGCTGCTACTCGGCGCGCTCTCCGGCCTAGCCGTGAAAGCGCTCATCGACTTCGAGGGGCTGCGGCTGTGGTGGGAGGGCGACCGGCTGCGCGGCCCGGAGGTCACGGGTGTCATCCATTCGGTGGCCTCGGGCATGATCTACACGACGGCGATGTGGAGCGTGCTGCTCGAAACCAAGCGGTTTCTCCTGACACGCTACCCCATCTCGACGTGGCGCGTCGGCGCGCTGCACGTGGTCGCTATCGCCACCACGGCGACGGCGACGTTCGTGCTCATCGGGGTGCTCGACCCCGTTGTGTGTGCGGTCTTCGGCATCGAGGACGACGGCGAGGGCCCGCCGCTGGTCGTGATCGCAGGTGTGGCGTTCTTGATGACGCTGGTGCTCTCGACGTTGATGTACCTCGTCGAGTTCTACCAGCGCTTCCGCGACGCGGAGCACGCGCGGCTACAGGCCGAGCTCTCGGCGCTGCGGGCGCAGATCAACCCGCACTTCCTCTTCAACACGCTCAACAGCATCGCGGCGCTCGTCCGAGTGGCCCCGTCCGAAGCCGAGGGCGTTACGGAACGGCTCGCCGACCTCTTTCGCTACACGCTCCGCGCTTCGCAGCACCCGACGGTCACCCTCCGCGACGAACTGGAGGCAACGCAGCTCTACATCGATATCGAGCAGGTGCGCTTCCAGGACCGGCTGCTCGTCCACGTGAAGGTCGACCCGGCGGTCGCGCGGGCGCAGGTGCCGAGCCTGCTCGTGCAGCCGCTCGTCGAGAACGCCGTCAAACATGGCGTCGCTCGCACCGACGGCCCTTGCGTGGTCCGCGTCCGTGCTCATATCGCAGAGGACGCTGGCGCTGGGCGCACACCGGCCCCAATGGTCGAGTTGCAGGTGTTTGACACCGGACCGGGCTTCGACTCGCGCGACCCCGACGTGGTGCTGAAACGAGGATCCGGGCTCGCCAACGTCCGCGACCGGCTACGGCTGCTCTATGGCAATGCGGCTACGCTTCATCTCCTCGCCGACGGCGTCGTGCTGCGCTTCCCTTTCCGCGCAATGGAGATCGAGCGTACCGGACTCACCGGCGACGGGCTGCCCAGCGATCCGGCCTTGGGCGATGGCCTCAGAGCCGACGACCTACCGCACGCGGTGACCGTCGTTTCGCCTCAGACTGCCGCGCGCTACACGCGCTAA
- a CDS encoding transcriptional regulator has protein sequence MPRSKDKLRRAPRAGTSTPAAAPFAPDLDTTIHQRIRLGIVSALAAGGTMSFTDLKTALDLTDGNLSVHARKLEDAGYIACRKFFDDRTPRTEYDLTDAGRTALTRYLDQMEAIIRATRVK, from the coding sequence ATGCCTAGATCAAAAGACAAGCTCCGCCGCGCGCCGCGCGCTGGCACATCGACGCCAGCGGCCGCGCCGTTCGCGCCCGACCTTGACACGACCATCCACCAGCGCATCCGCCTCGGCATCGTCTCGGCACTGGCGGCGGGCGGGACGATGAGCTTCACCGACCTCAAGACCGCGCTCGACCTCACCGACGGCAACCTGTCGGTTCACGCCCGCAAGCTCGAAGACGCGGGCTACATCGCCTGCCGCAAGTTCTTCGACGACCGCACGCCGCGCACCGAGTACGACCTCACCGACGCAGGCCGCACCGCCCTCACGCGCTACCTCGACCAGATGGAAGCCATCATCCGCGCCACGCGCGTGAAGTGA
- a CDS encoding M14 family zinc carboxypeptidase, whose translation MRLALLALLFLVPLTTHAQSLDDLAAQAADRAEAFTLGTTAGGRALDAIAIGSGERDAKPALLVLGGVEHDDRASADAARAFAQYLLTTDADSVRALLDRATVYVVPALALDAHARGDGLPGNDAPDDADRDGLTDEDGPDDLDGDGVLRWMRVEHPAGTYADPEAESAEPLLLREVDGTAGDAGRWLLRPEGRDDDGDAAGDPHHINEDGPGGTWLARNTTYNHEPYTAKHGRHPMEAPALRALADFVYARPNIVAVYTFSRADNIHYFAEIKGSKRLGRRFAPDSLAHEATTDALGDRARYTGTGDEPPGHLPSWAYYHLGRFSFTAPAWVFPPADSTDTTDTPSRHDLDRRALAYHRANSPGAVLDWTEVEHPDLPDRTVEVGGPTPFALTTPPADSVAAVNASATALLFALAERLPQLQVTARAEPVGRGVHRVTLALRNTGDLPTHAEAGRAVRAHQPILIETELSGGQTLAAGRPKQQLLDPIPGGGGAEAEMLIVGDGEVTITVGSPSAGTQRVTLDLD comes from the coding sequence ATGCGCCTCGCTCTCCTCGCGCTGCTCTTCCTCGTCCCGCTCACCACGCACGCGCAGTCGCTCGACGACCTCGCCGCCCAGGCTGCCGACCGCGCCGAGGCGTTCACGCTCGGTACCACTGCGGGGGGGCGTGCGCTCGACGCCATCGCTATTGGATCAGGCGAGCGGGATGCCAAGCCAGCGCTGCTCGTCCTCGGCGGCGTGGAGCATGACGACCGCGCCAGCGCCGACGCAGCTCGTGCCTTCGCGCAGTACCTCCTGACAACGGACGCCGACTCGGTCCGCGCGCTCCTCGACCGGGCGACCGTCTACGTCGTCCCCGCGCTCGCGCTCGACGCCCACGCGCGCGGCGACGGCCTGCCCGGCAACGACGCCCCCGACGACGCCGACCGCGACGGCCTCACAGACGAAGACGGCCCCGACGACCTCGACGGCGATGGCGTGCTCCGCTGGATGCGCGTGGAGCACCCCGCCGGGACGTATGCCGACCCGGAGGCCGAGAGCGCCGAGCCGCTCCTGCTGCGCGAGGTAGATGGCACCGCGGGCGATGCCGGCCGCTGGCTACTCCGCCCTGAGGGCCGCGACGACGACGGCGATGCCGCGGGCGACCCGCACCACATCAACGAGGACGGCCCCGGCGGCACGTGGCTCGCCCGCAACACGACCTATAACCACGAGCCCTACACCGCCAAGCACGGCCGTCACCCGATGGAAGCTCCGGCGCTGCGCGCGCTCGCCGACTTCGTCTATGCCCGCCCCAACATCGTCGCCGTTTACACCTTCTCGCGGGCCGACAACATTCACTACTTCGCTGAGATCAAAGGCTCGAAGCGCCTCGGCCGCCGCTTTGCGCCGGACTCGCTCGCCCACGAAGCCACGACGGACGCCCTCGGCGACCGCGCCCGCTACACAGGGACCGGCGATGAGCCGCCCGGCCACCTCCCGAGTTGGGCCTACTACCACCTCGGCCGCTTCAGCTTCACCGCGCCCGCCTGGGTCTTCCCCCCCGCCGACTCGACCGACACCACGGATACGCCGAGCCGCCACGACCTCGACCGCCGCGCGCTGGCCTACCACCGCGCCAACAGCCCCGGCGCTGTCCTCGACTGGACCGAGGTCGAGCACCCCGACCTCCCGGACCGCACCGTCGAGGTCGGCGGACCGACACCGTTTGCGCTGACCACGCCGCCTGCCGATAGCGTCGCGGCCGTGAACGCCAGCGCGACGGCGTTGCTGTTTGCGCTCGCCGAGCGCTTGCCCCAGTTGCAAGTCACGGCCCGCGCCGAGCCAGTCGGGCGCGGCGTCCACCGCGTTACGCTTGCGCTGCGTAACACCGGCGACCTACCGACGCACGCCGAAGCCGGGCGCGCCGTCCGCGCCCACCAGCCGATCTTGATCGAGACGGAGCTGTCGGGCGGCCAGACCCTCGCGGCAGGCCGCCCCAAGCAGCAGCTCCTCGACCCGATCCCCGGCGGCGGCGGCGCCGAGGCCGAGATGCTGATCGTCGGCGATGGCGAGGTGACGATTACGGTTGGCTCGCCCTCCGCGGGTACGCAGAGGGTCACGCTCGATCTCGACTAG
- a CDS encoding T9SS-dependent M36 family metallopeptidase, which translates to MPRCFLPGRYVLVLLLSALVCAPSLFAQTTTRSAAAEAALSHFRAQHTTYRLAESDVSAVVTDEYRTAHLGVTHVYFRQTHAGLEILEATANANVRDDGSVSSLRSQFLPNLASRRTSEPRPALDATEAIAAAAAALELPGAAAGFAVQEAAEGLAQRQVLDGGQLSLEPIPARLAWVQDDLGTLRLVWSIAIATLDEQHWWDLAVDAHTGQVLRQTDWVVSETWTRHDHTGHDHARHDHAGLDHAGHGHAGHLHAGHTSARSFAPVMPAVPSLAPAPSTGGTYRVVAFPAESPNHGPIALVTDPADPVASPNGWHDDGSRTYTITRGNNVFAYEDRRDRDFSGYSPDGGADLVFDFPFADDNDPVAHEDFAITNLFYWNNIFHDVMAAYGFDEASGNFQATNFTGVSGGGDYVRAEAQDGSGTNNANFGTPPDGSRPRMQMFLWTAAFFGVTAPATIAGTYPSGPANFGPAFPGDPLESEVVLAFDEELTELGCTELIDDYDGQIVMMERGSCNFVDKVRNAQAAGAVAAIIFNCEPGADGCSTNNPGEGIISMGLPSGDDESDITIPSVFIQRSTGLLLLDNEPARVALTGLARDSDLDNGVILHEYVHGVSNRLTGGPGNASCLGNAEQAGEGWSDYYGLMFTMTAYDFATEGRGIATYLEFTDTDGPGIRPARYSTDLSINGLTYADVADTGRISQPHGIGTVWATMLWEMTWSLIDRYGFDPDLTNGTGGNNVALQLVTDGMKLQPCSPGFVDGRDAILEADLLANGGVNHDLIWAAFAKRGLGFNADQGSANSRTDGVEDFTLPPPVADEADEAFAGTHRLSAVYPNPFNPQATFTLQIAAAQDVAIKVYDVLGRQVATLHEGALATGAVHRFEVDGRSLASGAYVLRVQGEDFAETRRLTLVK; encoded by the coding sequence ATGCCCCGTTGCTTCTTGCCGGGCCGGTATGTGCTGGTCCTGCTCCTGAGTGCGCTCGTGTGCGCGCCGTCCCTATTCGCCCAGACTACCACGCGGAGCGCTGCCGCCGAGGCTGCCCTGTCGCACTTCCGCGCTCAGCACACCACGTATCGTCTCGCGGAGAGCGATGTCAGCGCCGTGGTCACCGACGAGTATCGCACGGCCCACCTGGGCGTGACGCACGTCTACTTCCGGCAGACCCACGCCGGGCTGGAGATCCTCGAAGCAACGGCCAACGCCAACGTGCGCGACGACGGGAGCGTGTCGAGCCTGCGTAGCCAGTTCCTCCCCAACCTGGCAAGCCGGCGTACGTCTGAGCCGCGCCCCGCCCTCGACGCCACCGAGGCGATCGCCGCTGCCGCGGCTGCCCTCGAACTGCCCGGTGCAGCAGCGGGCTTCGCGGTCCAAGAGGCGGCCGAAGGCCTCGCGCAGCGGCAGGTGCTCGACGGGGGGCAGCTCTCGCTGGAGCCGATCCCGGCGCGCCTCGCGTGGGTGCAGGACGACCTCGGCACGCTGCGTCTCGTCTGGAGCATTGCCATCGCCACGCTTGACGAGCAGCACTGGTGGGACCTCGCCGTAGACGCCCACACCGGGCAGGTCCTGCGCCAGACCGACTGGGTAGTGAGTGAGACGTGGACCCGGCATGACCACACCGGACACGACCACGCCAGACACGATCATGCTGGACTCGATCACGCTGGGCATGGCCATGCTGGGCATCTCCATGCCGGGCACACGTCAGCGCGCAGCTTCGCGCCGGTGATGCCTGCGGTGCCGTCCCTGGCGCCCGCCCCGAGCACCGGCGGCACCTACCGCGTCGTCGCCTTCCCGGCGGAGAGCCCCAACCACGGGCCCATCGCCCTCGTGACCGACCCGGCCGACCCGGTGGCCTCGCCCAACGGCTGGCACGACGACGGCTCCCGGACCTACACCATCACGCGCGGCAACAACGTGTTCGCCTACGAGGACCGCCGCGACCGCGACTTCTCCGGCTACAGCCCCGACGGCGGCGCCGACCTCGTCTTCGACTTCCCCTTCGCCGACGACAACGACCCCGTCGCGCACGAGGACTTCGCCATCACCAACCTGTTCTACTGGAACAACATCTTCCACGACGTGATGGCCGCCTACGGCTTCGACGAGGCCAGCGGCAACTTCCAGGCGACCAACTTCACCGGCGTCTCGGGAGGGGGCGACTATGTGCGCGCCGAGGCGCAGGACGGCAGCGGCACCAACAACGCCAACTTCGGCACGCCGCCCGACGGCAGCCGCCCCCGCATGCAGATGTTCCTCTGGACGGCCGCGTTCTTCGGCGTGACCGCCCCAGCCACCATCGCCGGCACCTACCCGAGCGGCCCGGCCAACTTCGGCCCCGCGTTCCCCGGCGACCCGCTTGAGAGCGAAGTCGTGCTGGCGTTCGACGAGGAGCTCACCGAGTTGGGGTGCACCGAACTGATCGACGACTACGATGGGCAGATCGTGATGATGGAGCGCGGCTCGTGCAACTTCGTCGACAAGGTGCGCAACGCCCAGGCGGCGGGCGCCGTCGCGGCCATCATCTTCAACTGCGAGCCGGGCGCGGACGGATGCAGCACGAACAACCCAGGCGAGGGCATCATCTCGATGGGCCTGCCCAGCGGTGACGACGAGAGCGACATCACCATCCCCTCGGTGTTTATTCAGCGCAGCACCGGCCTGCTGCTGCTCGACAACGAGCCCGCGCGCGTGGCACTCACGGGGCTCGCCCGCGACAGCGACCTCGACAACGGCGTCATCCTCCACGAGTACGTCCACGGCGTCTCGAACCGCCTCACGGGCGGCCCCGGCAACGCCTCGTGCCTCGGCAACGCCGAGCAGGCTGGCGAGGGCTGGAGCGACTACTACGGCCTCATGTTCACCATGACCGCCTATGACTTCGCCACTGAGGGCCGCGGCATCGCCACCTACCTGGAGTTCACCGACACCGACGGTCCCGGCATCCGCCCCGCGCGCTACTCGACCGACCTGAGCATCAACGGCCTCACCTACGCCGACGTAGCCGATACCGGCCGCATCTCGCAGCCGCACGGCATCGGTACCGTCTGGGCGACGATGCTCTGGGAAATGACCTGGAGCCTCATCGACCGCTACGGCTTCGATCCCGACCTCACGAACGGCACCGGCGGCAACAACGTCGCGCTGCAGCTGGTCACGGATGGCATGAAGCTCCAGCCGTGCAGCCCCGGCTTCGTCGACGGCCGCGACGCCATTCTGGAGGCCGACCTGCTCGCCAACGGCGGCGTCAACCACGACCTCATCTGGGCGGCCTTTGCTAAGCGCGGCCTCGGCTTCAACGCCGACCAGGGCAGCGCCAACAGCCGCACCGACGGCGTGGAGGACTTCACGCTGCCGCCGCCCGTCGCGGACGAGGCTGACGAGGCGTTCGCAGGCACGCACCGCCTGAGCGCGGTCTACCCGAACCCGTTCAACCCGCAGGCGACGTTCACGCTCCAGATCGCCGCGGCGCAGGACGTGGCCATCAAGGTCTACGACGTGCTCGGGCGGCAGGTCGCCACGCTCCACGAGGGCGCGCTGGCCACCGGCGCCGTGCACCGCTTCGAGGTGGACGGCCGGTCCCTCGCGAGCGGCGCCTACGTGCTGCGCGTGCAGGGCGAGGACTTCGCCGAGACGCGCCGCCTCACGCTCGTGAAGTAG
- a CDS encoding aquaporin — MKAFLTELIGTFFLVLTIGLTVVGGSTFAPLAIGSVLMVLVYMGGHVSGAHYNPAVTVGLWLSGNHETKDIAPYIIAQLLGAIVAAFVVQFILGGTLEVAPNAETSLAGFFLLELLFTFILMLVILNVAVAKQVDGNSFYGLAIGFTVLAGAFAAGPVSGGAFNPAVAIGPILVDAIVGDGSTVGGLWVYLVATFLGAAAAVPVFKIQERESDEATRAN, encoded by the coding sequence ATGAAAGCTTTCCTCACCGAACTCATCGGCACCTTCTTCCTCGTCCTCACCATTGGCCTGACTGTGGTCGGCGGCAGCACATTTGCGCCGCTCGCCATCGGTAGCGTGCTCATGGTGCTCGTCTACATGGGCGGCCACGTCTCCGGCGCGCACTACAATCCGGCGGTCACGGTCGGTCTTTGGCTCAGCGGCAACCACGAGACCAAAGACATCGCGCCGTACATCATCGCGCAGCTCTTGGGCGCGATCGTGGCGGCGTTCGTCGTCCAGTTCATCCTCGGCGGGACGCTGGAGGTCGCGCCGAACGCGGAGACGAGCCTGGCGGGCTTCTTCCTGCTGGAGCTGCTCTTCACGTTCATCCTCATGCTCGTCATTCTGAACGTGGCCGTGGCGAAGCAGGTCGACGGCAACAGCTTCTACGGCCTTGCTATCGGCTTCACGGTGCTCGCGGGCGCGTTCGCGGCAGGCCCGGTCTCGGGCGGCGCGTTTAACCCGGCGGTCGCCATCGGCCCGATCCTCGTGGACGCCATCGTGGGCGACGGCTCGACGGTCGGCGGGCTGTGGGTCTATCTCGTAGCGACGTTCCTCGGGGCCGCCGCTGCCGTGCCGGTCTTCAAGATCCAGGAGCGCGAGAGCGACGAGGCCACGCGCGCCAACTAG
- a CDS encoding inner membrane CreD family protein, translating to MLNRLIAIAFIFFCTSVAWLFLGGTVEKRTHDQDTSLHSSVGEMWGAPLVQLAPTLQRERIETREQTRLEDGTVISETIEETVYDAAPIAGTAIAVDLDLEQRKKGLLWYPTYRVRFDGRYRLVNDSDEDGTFRFRFPLPQGAAVFDNVALTVDGARVEDAAMRESGLVHDLDVAAGKTVEVSVGYGSQGMETWRYSFGRGVAQVRDFSLAMTTDFDAIDFPAQSLSPTSKEATDGGWALAWDYGSLVAEAGVGMVLPQKLNPGPWVSRVTFFAPVSLFLFFFVLLVLGVIRGVRLHPMHYFFLASAFFAFHLLLAYLVDHVPVVFALLVCSAVSVGLVVSYMRLVTGLRFALVEVGAAQGVYLVVFAFTFFLDGFTGLAVTGLSIATLFVAMQATGRLDWESVFAKPSLPNAMRADVQKRLGPSPDAT from the coding sequence ATGCTCAACCGTCTCATCGCCATCGCCTTCATCTTTTTCTGCACCTCCGTCGCCTGGCTGTTCCTCGGCGGGACGGTCGAGAAGCGGACCCACGATCAGGACACGAGCCTGCACAGCAGCGTCGGCGAGATGTGGGGCGCGCCGCTCGTGCAGCTCGCCCCGACCTTGCAGCGCGAGCGCATAGAGACGCGCGAGCAAACGCGACTCGAAGACGGCACCGTGATCAGCGAAACCATTGAGGAGACGGTCTACGACGCCGCGCCGATCGCCGGGACAGCCATCGCTGTGGACCTCGACCTGGAGCAGCGCAAGAAAGGGCTGCTGTGGTATCCCACCTATCGCGTACGGTTCGACGGGCGCTACCGGCTCGTGAATGACAGCGACGAGGACGGCACGTTTCGCTTCCGCTTCCCGCTGCCGCAGGGCGCGGCTGTGTTCGACAACGTGGCGCTGACCGTGGACGGCGCGCGGGTGGAGGACGCCGCGATGCGGGAGAGTGGCCTCGTCCATGACCTCGACGTGGCGGCGGGCAAGACGGTGGAGGTGTCCGTGGGCTATGGCTCGCAGGGCATGGAGACGTGGCGCTACAGCTTCGGCCGCGGCGTGGCGCAGGTCCGCGATTTCTCGCTGGCGATGACGACCGACTTCGACGCCATCGACTTCCCCGCGCAGTCGCTCTCGCCGACGAGCAAAGAGGCGACGGACGGCGGCTGGGCGCTCGCGTGGGACTACGGCTCGCTCGTCGCCGAGGCAGGCGTGGGGATGGTGCTGCCGCAGAAGCTCAACCCCGGCCCGTGGGTGAGCCGCGTGACCTTCTTCGCGCCGGTGAGCCTGTTCCTGTTCTTCTTCGTGCTGCTGGTGCTCGGCGTGATCCGCGGCGTGCGCCTCCACCCGATGCACTACTTCTTCCTGGCGTCGGCCTTCTTCGCCTTCCACCTGCTCCTGGCCTACCTCGTGGACCACGTGCCGGTCGTGTTCGCGCTCCTCGTCTGCTCGGCGGTGTCGGTCGGGCTGGTGGTGAGCTACATGCGCCTCGTGACGGGGCTCCGGTTTGCACTGGTCGAGGTCGGTGCCGCACAGGGCGTCTACCTCGTCGTATTCGCGTTCACGTTCTTCCTCGACGGCTTCACGGGGCTCGCGGTGACGGGCCTGAGCATCGCGACGCTCTTCGTGGCGATGCAGGCGACGGGCCGCCTCGACTGGGAGTCGGTGTTCGCCAAGCCATCGCTGCCGAATGCAATGCGGGCCGACGTGCAGAAGCGGCTCGGCCCGAGCCCCGACGCGACGTAG